In Dysidea avara chromosome 3, odDysAvar1.4, whole genome shotgun sequence, a single window of DNA contains:
- the LOC136248806 gene encoding golgin subfamily A member 4-like isoform X1: MFKNLKEKKLGDKASVKPRTPSHQKGSVQNSTDEISGDAKSPMKSSVSNDDHTDKETSSVGSQEPVAVTAPVVSTHKESSVKTSSKASPVPESTPEPSTNGTPQGSVSSPSPIASDLESFSREDLVSMVKKQRQVAMRYKSRFTDVMEECKKLQQENDKLQITLLEAQDKSARRVAELKETQDMVNQSKAHMEELFRQQLEEKEEKIKVQDTQIKLLKEAMQQHAEKANEDKAKDKVVVELEGRVAKLEGFLKSAKKKVTQVITEKAQLEKELQEKVKEIETLTSQSEATDGNASEQFSQIAEELRIAKDTITNLETERTTAKQEHDKEVTVVNAQLEETRSQLDSLKLQEGSLRSELASKEEKFQSEIDSLNHQLQKVTEDKKSEHAIEMEELQKSNSAQVNELNRKLDEHRGAHDAKVSNLEAAHAETLKALTGENASLLNNVSQLDSEKAAALEKVATISKILEEKETAFQESLQSAKRNEKVAKESLRHEHEEKVQSLTTELEAKFQVQQDEVVRQLKTAHEQEKADLASQLDGLQQELDKQVNQVSTFKADIFAKEKQLTEVTAQFASSQKELDAKCVEVSTLQEQNSTQLSELEHRLTEHHSTDLAAVKEDYVAKLHALEQREVSRCQQLEQDKQTEIEQLKEEMKHTLAQKETLFQQSQEEIETRFTEEKLQQGRAMDLLREENQALEKQVSSLRDEVAAVSSGQVEQFTKVTQELHSQLEQAQQQYHTSQEALSMMESQVAELKTQSEFLQKSHKSELESVQNEKASLEQRLKELDIQQHSLTEELQDLKQSSEAERSLMMSQHAKEIEQLQSEHGDTIKQLKKTFEDTKAELKSSFKKAFEEETAKLKSSLTAEHDEVRRLAEEKVTQVSEQQQQQLQALQDENAKLQQAIEKEKSDATTAVSETKRELSNLTEEYQTRIAQLEKNLTDAQIDKETALSELEQAHAQAVQSLEEEWRTKFQDKEQSSAKEVEEQVAKLNEELSKLSQERDSFAEQVEQVKDSSAQTVVELEEKVKTMSAQMESLLKSKEQELADLQAQLRTKESSVSELQSSLAVKDSELGSMVNREQVSQLEKEVASYQSDKATMAEQLQLQEQQLAKLLQTLDQQKQEMEADKQQTVKTLKEGFVTEFREKMTELKKKKDAKIAELTKRVEEAAKEQEEMTAKLEAAENSLQSVGTQHAGTVQVIKAQHEAAVQETASQLQSHMDEMSSNHKEQLKQLQDTVNAKDSEVTELKQSAIALQSNITELTDQLQQKEMEYVQTLDGLKESHAQEIAQVQQSMEESMTEERQKLDQLTQQHNTSLEEVCSDKDSAIDTVKQELAQQKEKFVELKKKAEAKLQELKRQLEAKSSELQKVDQEKSTKISELTLELSLKEETLATLGKEKLEATESVTAKHHEELSQIINNHQLEMEANQQQLQAKMDSTVAQLEDRLKKAAQEKETALASLQSSHEQALEAVQVEWRTKFEEREMSSSKKVEEQVTKLNDELSKVSRERDIYAKQVEQAKSSSTQSALELEEKIKTVKAQTEALLLRKEQEFADLHVQLRTKENSLKEFQALLALRDTDVEELTGKLAELESQVETRKAEIKKKAETKVAGMRKQFNTQLEQVTKGHEAEITDMKQNEEDLKVTITNLQSDLAEREESLRNMEKSFSDEKSSFEDQNRSLNEQLQSLQQQILSRDETNRAQQLEVEQQQQQSVEQFGKEQEQLTSRLQECEHELEEKKSMEAQLREQLASYEKQVTDLTQQKQEADENTSQLEKKLEKASSVLKQRTASLKKDNEAIANEWEGKMQEALMVAQQERQTLLQQHKSQVAAITAEVETSQRTIAQLQEDYKAVQAECVELKEQLASKEGQDAKISLLEEKVLALTSEQQAVLAELEHEAERKVTAMREESDSALQEKEGKQKEKMVALQAQFSEERAKLEAAMLDKEQNIQQELSNVKLMLEASKLEAQSAQEQLAAERSRIEQLQKESSAEMAHVESQQSLEQALAEKEVAVESVRQAHATELAELKQFYENDLEQLRAEVASLTAARSSDKKKDSMLKEYQKTLSSNEKERLKLVEDIRSLQEQLEVLGAQNDEHLRSITELQQIKTDHSIQSTPIKSPTTPTMDTPSKYITLAAEPHGQEFEYFKNVLYNYMMGKESKHLVKAIASLARFSPDQTKKVLHKAAAL, encoded by the exons ATGTTTAAGAACTTGAAAGAGAAAAAACTTGGCGATAAAGCCAGTGTTAAGCCGAGGACTCCATCTCACCAAAAGGGATCGGTACAGAATTCCACGGATGAGATTTCGGGGGACGCTAAAAGTCCTATGAAGTCTTCGGTATCTAATGACGACCACACTGACAAAGAAACATCGTCTGTAGGTAGCCAGGAACCAGTGGCTGTCACAGCACCTGTTGTTTCTACCCATAAGGAGTCTAGCGTGAAGACGAGTAGTAAG GCATCTCCTGTGCCTGAGTCTACTCCAGAACCGAGTACCAATGGTACTCCACAGGGCTCAGTTAGTAGTCCTAGTCCTATTGCTTCAGACTTAGAGTCATTCTCACGTGAAGACCTGGTTTCTATGGTGAAGAAACAAAGACAGGTAGCGATGCGGTACAAGAGCCGTTTCACGGATGTTATGGAAGAGTGTAAGAAACTGCAACAAGAGAACGACAAGTTGCAGATAACTCTTCTGGAGGCTCAAGACAAGTCAGCTCGACGTGTCGCAGAGCTGAAGGAGACACAGGACATGGTAAACCAATCTAAGGCTCACATGGAAGAGCTGTTCCGACAACAACTGGAGGAGAAGGAAGAGAAAATTAAGGTACAAGACACTCAAATCAAGCTGCTGAAGGAGGCAATGCAGCAACATGCTGAAAAG GCCAATGAGGATAAAGCAAAGGACAAGGTGGTGGTAGAGTTGGAGGGAAGGGTAGCGAAATTGGAGGGAtttctcaagtcagccaagaaGAAAGTGACTCAGGTTATCACCGAGAAAGCTCAACTTGAGAAAGAACTACAAGAGAAGGTGAAAGAGATCGAAACACTG ACTTCTCAAAGTGAAGCTACTGATGGAAATGCTAGCGAACAATTTTCGCAGATTGCAGAAGAACTCCGTATTGCTAAGGACACCATCACCAACCTTGAGACTGAGCGCACAACAGCTAAGCAAGAGCATGACAAAGAAGTGACAGTGGTGAACGCTCAATTGGAAGAGACGCGTTCACAACTTGACAGTTTGAAATTGCAAGAGGGTTCTCTTAGATCTGAGCTAGCTAGCAAGGAAGAGAAATTCCAATCTGAAATTGACTCTCTCAAtcatcagctacaaaaagttacaGAAGATAAGAAATCTGAACATGCTATTGAAATGGAAGAACTACAGAAATCAAATTCTGCTCAAGTTAATGAATTGAATAGAAAGCTTGACGAGCACAGAGGTGCCCATGATGCAAAGGTGTCAAATTTAGAGGCAGCACATGCAGAGACTCTGAAAGCTTTGACAGGAGAAAATGCTTCATTGTTGAATAATGTAAGCCAATTGGACTCTGAGAAGGCAGCAGCTTTGGAGAAGGTTGCAACTATTTCTAAAATTCTTGAAGAGAAAGAGACTGCATTTCAAGAGTCACTGCAAtcagcaaagagaaatgaaAAGGTTGCTAAGGAATCACTGCGACATGAGCACGAAGAAAAGGTGCAATCATTAACTACAGAGTTGGAGGCAAAGTTTCAAGTCCAACAGGATGAAGTAGTTCGACAACTGAAGACTGCTCATGAACAAGAGAAAGCTGACTTAGCTTCTCAGCTAGATGGGTTACAACAAGAACTAGATAAACAGGTTAATCAGGTATCAACTTTTAAAGCTGACATTTTTGCTAAAGAGAAGCAACTTACTGAGGTGACGGCCCAGTTTGCTTCATCTCAGAAAGAATTAGATGCAAAATGTGTGGAAGTTTCTACTCTACAGGAGCAGAATAGTACACAATTGTCTGAGCTAGAGCACCGATTAACTGAGCATCACTCCACTGATTTAGCAGCAGTGAAGGAGGACTATGTAGCTAAGTTACATGCTCTGGAACAGAGGGAAGTGTCAAGGTGCCAACAATTGGAGCAGGACAAGCAGACAGAAATCGAGCAACTTAAGGAGGAAATGAAACACACTTTAGCACAGAAGGAGACTTTATTCCAGCAATCCCAGGAAGAAATAGAAACACGTTTTACTGAGGAGAAGCTACAGCAGGGCAGAGCAATGGATCTTCTGAGGGAGGAGAACCAAGCCCTGGAGAAACAGGTGTCATCCTTGAGGGATGAAGTGGCAGCTGTTAGTAGCGGACAGGTAGAACAGTTCACCAAGGTGACACAAGAGCTTCACTCTCAATTAGAACAGGCACAGCAACAGTACCACACTTCTCAAGAAGCTTTATCCATGATGGAATCACAGGTGGCTGAGCTGAAGACTCAAAGTGAATTCCTACAGAAGTCCCATAAGTCTGAGTTGGAGTCTGTTCAAAATGAGAAAGCTTCCTTAGAGCAAAGATTAAAAGAGTTGGACATTCAGCAACATTCTTTGACAGAAGAACTGCAGGACTTAAAACAATCCAGTGAAGCAGAGAGGTCACTTATGATGAGCCAACATGCTAAAGAGATTGAACAGCTACAAAGTGAACATGGAGACACAATAAAACAGCTTAAGAAAACATTTGAGGACACAAAGGCTGAGTTAAAGAGTTCCTTTAAGAAAGCTTTTGAAGAGGAGACAGCCAAGCTTAAAAGTTCCCTTACTGCTGAGCACGATGAGGTACGTCGACTAGCAGAAGAGAAGGTTACACAGGTTAgcgagcagcagcagcaacagctgcAAGCCTTGCAGGATGAAAATGCAAAACTGCAACAAGCGATTGAAAAAGAGAAATCTGATGCGACCACAGCTGTTAGTGAGACCAAGAGGGAATTGAGTAATTTGACTGAAGAATACCAAACTCGTATTGCTCAGCTGGAGAAGAACTTGACTGATGCTCAGATTGATAAAGAGACTGCTCTCTCTGAGTTGGAGCAAGCTCATGCTCAAGCTGTACAATCTCTCGAGGAAGAGTGGAGGACAAAATTTCAAGATAAAGAACAATCTAGTGCTAAGGAAGTAGAGGAACAGGTGGCTAAACTGAATGAAGAGCTCTCCAAATTGTCACAGGAGAGAGACAGTTTTGCTGAACAAGTGGAGCAAGTGAAAGACTCCTCTGCACAAACTGTTGTTGAGTTAGAGGAAAAGGTTAAAACTATGAGTGCTCAAATGGAATCGCTACTGAAGAGTAAGGAACAAGAGTTAGCTGATCTCCAAGCACAACTGAGGACCAAGGAAAGCTCAGTTAGTGAACTACAGTCTTCATTGGCAGTTAAAGATAGTGAGTTGGGCAGTATGGTTAACCGAGAGCAGGTCAGCCAACTTGAAAAAGAAGTTGCCTCTTATCAGTCAGATAAGGCTACAATGGCTGAACAACTGCAACTACAAGAGCAACAGTTAGCTAAACTGCTACAGACACTTGATCAACAAAAACAAGAAATGGAAGCTGACAAGCAGCAAACAGTGAAAACTCTTAAGGAAGGATTTGTGACAGAGTTCCGTGAGAAAATGACAGAGTTGAAGAAAAAGAAAGATGCAAAAATTGCTGAGCTTACTAAGAGAGTTGAAGAGGCTGCTAAGGAACAAGAAGAAATGACTGCAAAGTTGGAAGCTGCAGAGAATAGTTTACAATCTGTAGGTACTCAACATGCTGGTACTGTGCAGGTAATTAAAGCTCAACATGAAGCAGCCGTCCAAGAAACTGCCTCCCAACTTCAGTCACACATGGACGAGATGTCTTCCAATCATAAAGAACAATTGAAACAACTCCAAGACACTGTTAATGCAAAAGACAGTGAAGTAACTGAACTCAAGCAGTCAGCGATTGCTCTACAGAGCAATATTACAGAGCTAACTGACCAGTTGCAGCAGAAAGAAATGGAGTATGTTCAGACACTGGATGGGCTAAAAGAGAGTCACGCACAAGAGATTGCTCAGGTCCAGCAATCCATGGAAGAGTCAATGACTGAAGAGAGACAGAAACTTGATCAGTTGACTCAGCAGCACAACACATCACTGGAGGAAGTGTGTAGTGATAAGGACTCTGCCATTGATACTGTCAAACAAGAGTTGGCTCAGCAGAAAGAAAAGTTTGTGGAGCTAAAAAAGAAAGCTGAGGCCAAGCTGCAGGAACTGAAGAGGCAATTAGAAGCTAAGAGCTCTGAGCTTCAAAAAGTGGATCAAGAGAAATCCACTAAAATATCAGAACTAACATTGGAGCTGTCATTAAAAGAGGAGACGCTGGCTACACTGGGCAAAGAGAAATTAGAGGCAACAGAATCTGTGACTGCCAAGCATCATGAGGAGTTGTCTCAGATTATCAATAACCATCAATTAGAGATGGAGGCCAACCAGCAACAATTGCAGGCTAAGATGGACTCCACAGTAGCCCAGTTGGAGGATAGACTCAAAAAAGCTGCTCAAGAAAAAGAAACTGCTCTGGCTTCACTACAATCCTCTCATGAACAAGCACTGGAGGCTGTACAGGTGGAATGGAGGACAAAGTTTGAAGAGAGGGAAATGTCAAGTAGCAAGAAAGTGGAAGAGCAAGTGACTAAGTTGAATGACGAGTTATCCAAGGTGTCCCGGGAGAGGGACATTTATGCCAAACAAGTAGAGCAAGCAAAATCCTCTTCCACACAGAGTGCTCTTGAGCTGGAGGAGAAAATAAAGACTGTGAAGGCACAAACAGAGGCACTCCTTCTTCGTAAGGAACAAGAGTTTGCTGATCTTCATGTTCAGCTAAGAACCAAAGAAAACTCACTGAAAGAATTCCAGGCATTACTGGCACTAAGAGATACTGACGTTGAGGAGTTGACTGGTAAGTTGGCCGAGTTGGAATCCCAGGTTGAAACCAGAAAGGCTGAAATTAAGAAGAAGGCTGAGACCAAAGTTGCCGGAATGAGAAAGCAGTTTAATACTCAACTAGAGCAAGTTACCAAAGGCCATGAGGCAGAAATTACTGACATGAAACAAAACGAGGAAGATCTCAAAGTAACAATCACTAACTTACAAAGCGATCTTGCTGAGAGAGAAGAGAGTCTGAGAAATATGGAGAAAAGTTTCTCAGATGAGAAGTCATCATTTGAAGACCAGAATCGTTCCCTCAATGAGCAGCTGCAGTCTCTACAGCAACAGATACTCAGCAGAGATGAGACTAATAGGGCACAGCAGTTAGAAGTGGAGCAACAGCAGCAACAAAGTGTCGAGCAGTTTGGAAAGGAGCAAGAACAGTTGACAAGTAGACTACAAGAATGTGAGCATGAGTTGGAAGAAAAAAAGAGCATGGAGGCACAACTCAGAGAACAACTTGCTTCTTATGAAAAGCAAGTAACTGACTTGACTCAACAAAAACAGGAAGCTGATGAAAACACCTCACAGCTCGAGAAGAAGCTTGAGAAAGCATCAAGTGTTTTGAAGCAGCGGACTGCTTCCTTGAAGAAAGACAATGAGGCAATAGCCAATGAATGGGAAGGAAAGATGCAGGAGGCTCTGATGGTAGCTCAACAAGAAAGACAGACTTTACTGCAACAACACAAATCTCAGGTGGCTGCCATTACAGCTGAGGTTGAGACATCACAAAGAACAATAGCTCAACTACAAGAAGACTACAAAGCTGTACAGGCTGAGTGTGTGGAGCTAAAGGAACAGTTAGCATCTAAGGAGGGGCAAGATGCTAAAATTAGCTTACTGGAGGAGAAGGTTTTGGCGCTGACTTCAGAGCAGCAGGCGGTACTTGCTGAACTAGAACATGAAGCAGAAAGGAAAGTTACTGCCATGAGAGAAGAGAGTGACAGTGCACTGCAAGAAAAAGAAGGCAAACAGAAGGAAAAAATGGTTGCACTTCAGGCTCAGTTTAGTGAAGAGAGAGCCAAATTAGAGGCTGCCATGTTGGATAAAGAGCAGAATATTCAACAAGAATTGTCAAATGTTAAACTGATGTTGGAAGCTTCTAAACTCGAAGCACAGTCTGCTCAAGAGCAGCTTGCAGCAGAGAGAAGCAGAATAGAGCAACTACAGAAAGAGTCATCTGCTGAAATGGCTCATGTGGAGAGCCAGCAAAGCCTGGAGCAGGCACTGGCAGAGAAGGAAGTTGCTGTGGAATCTGTTAGGCAGGCTCATGCCACAGAGTTGGCAGAACTAAAACAGTTTTATGAGAATGATTTAGAGCAGTTACGAGCTGAGGTAGCTTCATTGACTGCAGCAAGAAGCAGTGACAAGAAGAAAGATTCCATGTTAAAGGAGTATCAGAAGACGTTGAGCTCCAATGAGAAGGAACGTTTAAAGCTCGTTGAAGATATTAGAAGCTTACAG GAACAGTTAGAAGTTTTGGGTGCTCAGAATGATGAACACTTAAGATCT ATTACTGAACTACAGCAGATCAAGACTGATCACAGCATTCAGTCAACTCCGATCAAATCCCCCACCACACCCACTATGGACACACCCTCCAAGTATATAACTCTGGCTGCAGAACCACATGGCCAGGAATTTGAA TATTTCAAGAATGTACTATATAACTACATGATGGGTAAAGAGAGTAAG CATTTGGTGAAGGCTATAGCATCCCTTGCACGCTTCTCTCCTGACCAGACAAAGAAAGTGCTACACAAAGCAGCagcactataa